A window of Pseudomonadota bacterium contains these coding sequences:
- a CDS encoding TonB-dependent receptor — MKKTIAIAATIFSFCSSAYAEEQGDIDSDALSGLVKTKIYTASKKEEDLHRSPSATYVITEADLKQMGVRHWPDALRSVPGIQVSKINSSKWVIASRGFGEQFSNKLLVLIDDRPIYTTLFSGVLWDQQDIPIDDIKQIEVIRGPGAALWGSNAVNGVINVITKSSNETSGNHLNVTTGITDGGHMGEVVEASHTGLIKGVGSARTTLRLNSENSYKAVSRDPAYNDEWQNASGNFRYDSAPDADKSLSVKANVFANDGEQTYVFPTLAAPFATTQRGGETSKGGYVQGNLTKNVSKDSQITVRSYLDYTNWKYIGAEADFANMGLEAQYDSMLFDNWETVSGVGYKLATNSIDGTNVFFYSPDHETAHFLDAFFQTKIPLVEKKVFLTLGSKVETNTYDPFELSPSAKLSWEPSPLFMSWVSASQAHRIPSQGSNSLTTIVAGSPGGYVGLVPNKNFDSEDLTAYEAGVRVNPLKGLHVDTSVFHDEYSNLRTFVPGPAIGTVAIPRYIGNYGAAKNQGIEIAATYQTSPRLRLNAAYSHHEFEFSTDPSGADTVFLTSGKKSPRDMWNARASYEVIDNVVLNGSVYYSSSMPAIGIPAYTKVDTNLSWSPMEDLEFVVGVDNATDSLHPEYSQPIYGVRTEAPRLYYVTLKIDM, encoded by the coding sequence ATGAAGAAAACTATTGCCATTGCGGCAACTATATTTAGCTTCTGTTCTTCGGCTTATGCCGAAGAACAGGGCGATATTGACTCTGATGCATTGTCAGGCTTGGTCAAAACAAAAATCTATACGGCGTCTAAAAAAGAGGAAGACCTTCACCGGTCTCCTTCCGCGACCTACGTTATCACGGAGGCCGATTTAAAGCAAATGGGGGTGAGGCATTGGCCCGATGCTTTGCGATCCGTTCCTGGCATTCAAGTGTCGAAAATTAATTCCAGTAAATGGGTGATTGCTTCTCGTGGCTTTGGAGAGCAATTCTCCAATAAACTGTTGGTACTGATCGATGATCGCCCTATTTACACGACGCTTTTTTCGGGTGTCTTGTGGGACCAGCAGGACATTCCCATTGATGATATCAAGCAAATCGAAGTGATTCGTGGTCCAGGTGCTGCGTTGTGGGGCTCTAACGCTGTGAATGGCGTCATCAATGTTATTACTAAATCTTCTAATGAAACTAGTGGCAACCATCTCAATGTTACGACGGGCATTACGGATGGCGGACACATGGGGGAGGTCGTTGAGGCAAGCCACACGGGTCTGATCAAGGGGGTGGGATCGGCGCGCACGACGCTGCGATTAAATAGTGAAAATTCTTATAAAGCGGTATCTCGTGATCCCGCTTACAATGACGAGTGGCAGAATGCTTCTGGCAATTTCCGCTATGATAGCGCACCAGATGCCGACAAATCATTAAGTGTTAAGGCCAATGTCTTTGCCAATGATGGCGAGCAAACCTATGTTTTTCCTACTCTGGCGGCGCCGTTTGCGACAACACAACGAGGCGGAGAAACGTCGAAGGGCGGGTATGTCCAGGGCAACTTAACGAAGAATGTATCGAAAGATTCTCAAATAACGGTTCGTAGTTATCTTGATTATACGAACTGGAAATATATTGGCGCTGAGGCTGACTTCGCCAATATGGGGCTTGAAGCCCAGTATGACTCGATGCTGTTTGATAATTGGGAAACAGTAAGTGGTGTTGGGTATAAACTTGCGACCAATTCGATTGATGGCACGAATGTATTCTTTTACAGCCCCGATCACGAGACGGCACATTTCTTGGATGCGTTCTTTCAAACAAAGATCCCGCTTGTTGAAAAGAAAGTGTTTCTAACGCTTGGCAGTAAGGTTGAAACCAATACCTATGATCCGTTTGAGCTTTCACCGAGCGCCAAACTCTCGTGGGAGCCGAGCCCATTGTTCATGAGCTGGGTATCTGCGTCCCAAGCGCATCGCATTCCAAGCCAAGGCAGTAATAGTTTAACGACCATTGTCGCCGGTAGTCCGGGTGGGTATGTAGGGCTCGTTCCCAATAAAAATTTTGATTCTGAGGATCTGACCGCTTATGAGGCGGGCGTGCGTGTGAATCCTTTAAAAGGCCTGCATGTCGACACGTCAGTTTTTCATGACGAATATAGCAATCTTAGAACATTTGTACCGGGGCCTGCCATTGGGACCGTTGCGATCCCTCGCTATATTGGCAATTATGGGGCCGCTAAAAATCAAGGCATTGAGATCGCGGCAACGTATCAGACCAGCCCCCGGCTGCGTTTGAATGCCGCCTATAGTCACCATGAATTTGAATTCAGCACGGATCCTTCAGGGGCCGATACTGTCTTTTTAACAAGCGGTAAGAAATCGCCGCGAGATATGTGGAATGCACGGGCGTCATACGAAGTCATCGACAATGTGGTGCTCAATGGGTCTGTTTATTACAGCTCATCAATGCCCGCGATTGGTATTCCCGCCTATACCAAAGTGGACACGAATCTCTCTTGGTCTCCTATGGAAGATCTAGAGTTCGTTGTCGGCGTTGATAATGCGACCGATAGCCTTCATCCGGAATATTCCCAACCCATTTATGGCGTTAGAACCGAGGCTCCGAGACTCTACTACGTGACCCTGAAAATTGATATGTAA
- a CDS encoding YfiR family protein, with protein MHAYAVEPEDHAAIKAGILTEIPRYAVASGPKKVTKLCIIGDKDVWHAVQKQNQKKTIFSDVEFLDEASPDKKCDIIYTSNQRTARKLIVSMDVPGVILVSTYASFVDEGGLIGLVEKNGLVTLELNLSSAADRKITLSPDLIEISKRVVQ; from the coding sequence ATGCATGCCTACGCAGTGGAACCAGAAGACCATGCTGCTATTAAAGCAGGCATCCTCACGGAAATTCCCCGCTATGCGGTAGCTTCGGGCCCAAAGAAAGTGACCAAGCTTTGTATTATCGGCGACAAAGATGTGTGGCACGCGGTTCAAAAGCAGAATCAGAAGAAGACAATATTTAGTGATGTCGAATTTTTGGATGAGGCCAGTCCAGATAAGAAGTGCGACATTATATATACCTCCAATCAAAGGACAGCGCGCAAACTTATCGTTTCTATGGATGTGCCGGGTGTCATACTCGTTTCAACATACGCGTCTTTTGTAGACGAGGGAGGCTTAATTGGCCTGGTTGAGAAGAATGGTCTGGTCACTTTGGAGCTCAACTTAAGCAGTGCGGCCGATAGGAAGATAACGCTCAGCCCCGACCTTATAGAAATTAGTAAACGGGTGGTCCAATGA
- a CDS encoding iron-containing redox enzyme family protein — protein sequence MTAMIKHVTTSNDVMRALPSFPVSIANELRPLLEKADIETYKHFLSTMYHYTYRAEEQLTHARDLCSDPELFKYFDIMAKEERGHYLLAKKDFEEFGGNVETTERPASVKNFQDYWYALGTDNVNEFVGAMYVFENVASALAREIIDMMKRLELTKRQSRWLRVHLEADVGHGDEALQMCEKYVGDNPEAMLRAAEYGTEEWAAVFKYAFSHNG from the coding sequence ATGACTGCGATGATTAAACATGTGACCACGTCCAATGATGTAATGCGTGCTTTGCCGAGCTTTCCGGTAAGCATTGCCAACGAATTGCGCCCGTTGCTGGAGAAGGCGGATATTGAGACCTACAAGCATTTCCTCAGCACCATGTATCATTATACGTATCGTGCCGAAGAGCAGCTCACGCATGCCCGCGATTTATGCAGTGATCCGGAGCTCTTCAAGTATTTTGATATCATGGCCAAAGAAGAGCGTGGTCACTACCTACTGGCTAAAAAAGACTTTGAAGAATTTGGCGGCAATGTCGAAACAACAGAGCGGCCCGCTTCGGTAAAAAATTTCCAAGACTACTGGTATGCGCTCGGAACAGATAACGTAAACGAGTTTGTGGGGGCTATGTATGTTTTTGAAAACGTTGCCTCTGCGCTTGCTCGCGAGATCATTGATATGATGAAGCGGCTAGAACTAACAAAGCGCCAATCACGCTGGCTTCGTGTCCATCTGGAAGCCGATGTCGGCCATGGCGATGAAGCATTGCAAATGTGTGAAAAGTACGTGGGTGACAATCCGGAAGCCATGCTTCGCGCTGCCGAATATGGCACCGAAGAATGGGCTGCCGTATTCAAATATGCTTTTTCTCATAATGGTTGA